CATACCGAATGGCGTGACCTGCGGTTCATTAGCTCCGGTGGACGTTCGGTTCGCCACGATGTTGTTCACCGACTCGTTCCCGCCGGAACCATCCGACGCAAACGTTGCCGTCTGCTGCTCGAGGCTGGGAATGTGGAATCCATTGCCGAGTCCGAGTTGCCGCGCCGTGTCTGCCAGCTGGTCGCCGGACACATCACGCGGCTCGACGCCGTTCTGCATCGACGACGCCAACCGGACGAGGTCAAGTGTGCCGCCTGCCGGACGAAGCCCGGTGAAGGCGATCGGCCCCTGCTCGATAGCCTGATTATTCTGGGCGGCAGCAAGAATCGCGCCGTCCGAGGGTCGGATCGCGACTATCGCCGCCGGAGTGCCTGCGCTCACCACAGCTTCGATTGCCGCAAGTTGTGTGTGCGAATCCATGGTCGCGGCAACGTCGGGGCCGGGAGGTCCCTGGAAACCGGCTTGTTTGACTGCCGCTCCGTTTTGGTCGACAAGATTGACCGCCCAGCCTGCGGTGGCATCACGGTTTGCCTGCCACGCGGTGCGTAAAGGGTCCAGGAGAGGCGAGTTGATCCGGCGATCCGACGCAATGAGCTTGGGCGTCTTCACGACAACAACTCCGGGGATGGCGAAGTCACTTTCGAGGTACAGATAGTCGGGGTCGCGCAGGAGCACTGCTGTGACCGGCTGACCGGGGTGCGCCGCGAGGTCCGCGAGCATCGATTCGCTGGTCACCAACGGGGCGACGGGTTCGATGACTTTCGCGAGTCGGCGCGTCGTGTCGACGGGATCGGGTGTGGCGGCCGGGTCGATCGTGATTGCGTTGATGGTCTGCTCGTTCATCAGCAGAGTCCCGGTCGCATCGACCACCTTGGGCGGGGCCGCGTCGGTTCGGGTGTAGTCGACAGTGCTTCCGCTGCCGAGTCCGGGGACGATGACCGACGGATCCCACGACACTCGCCAGCCCACGGACAGGTCCCGGACTTCACCCTGGGACTGGTACGTCCAATCCTTGC
The nucleotide sequence above comes from Rhodococcus sp. KBS0724. Encoded proteins:
- a CDS encoding NTF2-like N-terminal transpeptidase domain-containing protein — its product is MGPGAQKSSRGKNVKYAIASIAAVVMTVALASCVVGGEKETDAATVVEDFVTALNNHDVDGAANLTSYPNAARAAISQMFDGLEARSTDFDVAQVIDLGSDSGFFTLDAAWNFGEGKDWTYQSQGEVRDLSVGWRVSWDPSVIVPGLGSGSTVDYTRTDAAPPKVVDATGTLLMNEQTINAITIDPAATPDPVDTTRRLAKVIEPVAPLVTSESMLADLAAHPGQPVTAVLLRDPDYLYLESDFAIPGVVVVKTPKLIASDRRINSPLLDPLRTAWQANRDATAGWAVNLVDQNGAAVKQAGFQGPPGPDVAATMDSHTQLAAIEAVVSAGTPAAIVAIRPSDGAILAAAQNNQAIEQGPIAFTGLRPAGGTLDLVRLASSMQNGVEPRDVSGDQLADTARQLGLGNGFHIPSLEQQTATFASDGSGGNESVNNIVANRTSTGANEPQVTPFGMAMLAASIARGSAPTPMMVFGQPATADTAASALPADVTDRLRDSMRGAGGVAGYPDLIAAGAASGGDRWFFGSRGDLAFAVFVADADGNDRAQQMTEKLFQELAKPADK